From one Longimicrobium sp. genomic stretch:
- the galK gene encoding galactokinase, whose protein sequence is MTDTVLDVAARATAGFRAQYGTEPAGVWAAPGRINLIGEHTDYNDGFVLPMAIDRAAWIALRPRDDSKVAIHSLDFGEDREFDLDHLASTGNEWINYVQGVAWVLQKKTRGLKGWDGVTAGDVPIGAGLSSSAAFELASARAFASISGMPWDPREMALAAQRAENDWIGVRCGIMDQMISAAGEEGHALLIDCRSLETRSVPMPPGSAVVILDTATRRGLVDSAYNDRRLHCEEAADFFGVEALRDVDVERFERLAPRMENVMRRRARHVITENARTLQAADALERGDAETVGRLMNESHASLRDDFEVSRKELDEIVELAQGHGACRGARMTGAGFGGCAVALVDGEGADDFARTVAEAYQSATGLEPRVYVCSASAGASIESTTPVPA, encoded by the coding sequence ATGACCGACACCGTCCTCGATGTCGCAGCCCGCGCCACCGCCGGCTTCCGTGCGCAGTACGGCACGGAACCGGCGGGCGTCTGGGCCGCCCCCGGCCGGATCAACCTGATCGGCGAGCACACCGACTACAACGACGGCTTCGTGCTGCCGATGGCCATCGACCGCGCCGCCTGGATCGCCCTGCGCCCGCGCGACGACTCGAAGGTGGCGATCCACTCGCTGGACTTTGGTGAGGACCGCGAGTTCGACCTCGATCACCTGGCCAGCACGGGCAACGAGTGGATCAACTACGTGCAGGGCGTGGCGTGGGTGCTCCAGAAGAAGACGCGCGGGCTGAAGGGGTGGGACGGCGTGACGGCCGGCGACGTGCCCATCGGCGCGGGGCTTTCGTCCAGCGCGGCCTTCGAACTGGCCTCCGCCCGCGCCTTTGCGTCCATTTCGGGGATGCCGTGGGATCCGCGCGAGATGGCGCTGGCCGCGCAGCGGGCGGAGAACGACTGGATCGGCGTGCGCTGCGGCATCATGGACCAGATGATCTCGGCCGCGGGCGAGGAGGGGCACGCCCTGCTGATCGACTGCCGCTCGCTGGAAACGCGCTCGGTGCCCATGCCGCCGGGGAGCGCCGTGGTGATCCTGGACACCGCCACCCGGCGCGGGCTGGTGGACTCGGCCTACAACGACCGGCGGCTCCATTGCGAGGAGGCGGCGGACTTCTTCGGGGTAGAGGCGTTGCGCGACGTAGACGTGGAGCGGTTCGAGCGCCTGGCGCCCAGGATGGAGAACGTGATGCGCCGTCGCGCGCGCCACGTCATCACCGAGAACGCGCGCACGCTGCAGGCGGCCGATGCGCTGGAGCGGGGCGACGCGGAGACGGTGGGCCGGCTGATGAACGAGAGCCACGCCAGCCTGCGCGACGACTTCGAGGTGTCGAGGAAGGAACTGGATGAAATCGTGGAACTGGCGCAGGGCCACGGCGCCTGCCGCGGCGCGCGGATGACGGGCGCGGGATTCGGGGGATGCGCGGTCGCACTGGTGGACGGGGAAGGCGCGGACGACTTCGCGCGCACCGTCGCGGAGGCCTACCAGTCCGCCACGGGGCTGGAGCCGCGCGTCTACGTCTGCTCGGCGTCGGCGGGCGCATCCATCGAGAGCACCACGCCCGTGCCCGCCTGA